CCCCTTGTCGCTGCACACCTTCGTCAGCGCCGAGGTCAACGTCGTCTTGCCGTGGTCCACGTGCCCGATCGTCCCAATGTTCACGTGGGGCTTCCGCCGCTCGTATTTCGCCTTCGCCATCGCCTCCTCCTCGTCTCAGTACGTCGAAGCTCGCTCCCGGATCATCTACTCGCCGCGGTTCTTGGCGAT
This DNA window, taken from Nitrospirota bacterium, encodes the following:
- the tuf gene encoding elongation factor Tu (EF-Tu; promotes GTP-dependent binding of aminoacyl-tRNA to the A-site of ribosomes during protein biosynthesis; when the tRNA anticodon matches the mRNA codon, GTP hydrolysis results; the inactive EF-Tu-GDP leaves the ribosome and release of GDP is promoted by elongation factor Ts; many prokaryotes have two copies of the gene encoding EF-Tu), with the protein product MAKAKYERRKPHVNIGTIGHVDHGKTTLTSALTKVCSDKG